The DNA sequence GGATGGCATCGAAGCCGAGCATCCCATCGAAGCGAAAGCCGCCGCCGGCCGCATGCAGGCCCACCCGAGCGCCGAACTGTACGGTGTTCGACGTCACGGCCAGATAGGTCTGGCAACGTAACTGGAGCGAATCCCCATCGGCCAGCTGCAAAGCCAGCCGCTTCAAGGCGGGCAGTCCCGGCGGAGGCGTAAACCGTGGATGGAAGCCGCCGATCGCCAGCACGAATTGCGGCTGACGGCCCCAGCCCGCGCGTAAGGCCATGTCGCCCGTCAGCGTGAACTGCAGAATGCGGGAGTCATAGAGCGTCGCATCCAAGGCCACGGTCTCGGCGCTGAGATCCAGAACACCCAAGGCATCCATGCGAATCTGCACGAGGGGATGGGACTGATCCGGCAACAGGACTTGCAAGCGCCCCAAGACGATGATCCGGATCGGCGCGGGCAGTTCGACGAGCAGGGCCAAATCGAGGGTGAGCAACGTCGGTGTGCCCCAGCGTAACTGCACCATCGGGCCGACCACATGCCGACCGGCCGTCGGTGGAAACACGCGGCGCAGGTCGCTGAAGATTTGGGGAGCATTCCGGAGCGGATCAGGTGGAAACAACACCGAGTTCAACGTCCCGGTCTTGAGGCCGTCGCGCAGCACGTCGGTGTGGACGGTGCGATGCAGGGCCACCAACCCCCCGATGCCGGTGAGGGTGAAGCCCAAGCCGACGGGAATGGGCGCGAAGCCTTCGGCGGTCAGGATCACGATCAACGAGTAGCCGCGGCTGCCGTCGGGCAGTGTGGTGGTGAGCAACCCTATCGCCTTGAGGGCAATCGTCTCGGCGAGTTCCAACTGCAGCAGGCCGCTGTATTCGGCCCGCTGGGGATCGAAGCCCAGGAAGCCGCCGCCGGTCACCCCCGGGGTGCTAAGCGCCAGACCGAGGCCGGTTGGGGGTTGGAAGCTGAGGGAGAGATCGGCCACTCCCAAGTTGCCGCCTGATTCGGGAAAATTCAGTTGGGCAGCTAGGCCAATGCCTTCAATCTGAATGGTGATGGGACCGATTGTCAGACCAGGATCGAACATCGCGCGTGCCGTGATTCCGTCGTCTGACGTGGCAAGACCTAGACGGAGCGCGCCCAGGGTGACTGGCCCGATGGATCGATTGAGTGGCCACCTCGCCTCGAGTCCCGCCTGACCACTGAAATGTATGCCGGTTCGATTCGACCAGCCGATGGAAAAATCGAGATCGGTGGACAGACCTTGTGCCGGGAGGGCCTGTGCGAGAAAGCCGTCGCCATCGGAACCGGAGATGGCCACGTGCGCCTGTTTGACGATCAGTTCGAGCGAGGCGTCATGGATCGATGTACCGAGGTGCAGTTCGCCAGTGAGGCGCAGCGTGCCGAAGGTGAACCCGGTTCCACTTGTGCCGCCGAGCGTGGACTGTGCCGTCTGTATCTCTGTCTGCGGCTCGGCGACAAGCGAGAGGTGCCAGGCCTCGCCGCCGGAGGTCTCAATATGGTCCGGTCCTACCAGCACACCACGGAGAGAGCCGCTGGTCGTCGCCTGAAGCCGCCAATCATTGACGAGTCCTTGAAAGCTGATGGCGCCGAACGGCCGTATGAGAAGCCCGCGTCTACCCCGATCCGCCGAGGAGAACGCGAGTGTCATGCCATACAGATCTCCGTCATGCGGAGACACATACATCGACAGCATATGCGCGAGCCGGTCGATGGCCGCCGCTCCGCCCGTGACCGGCACAGCCGGATTAAATCCATACCGCGCGCTGATGCCAAGGAACTGGCAGAGGTGGGCAAGTCGCGGAAACAGTCTGTCGGCGGCTCGATGGGCACCGGCCACCGTGGCAAGTGCATCATCGCGGAAGTATTCCTCCTCCAGCGCACGAACCGGATCACGTAGGAGAGGTCCGATGCGATCGAACCGCAGTTGGCCGCGGCGATGTTCTTCGCGGATCAGCTTGCCGCCATCACGAATGGCGGGTAGAAGCGGCCCGTCTGCCGGAGCGACCACCAACCCGAGCAGCTCAGCCATCACGAAGCTGGTCGGCGAGAGTTGGAACCAATGGGCGATGACCAAGGCTTCGAGGAGCGCTTTCGCAAAATCGTCGAGGTTGGCAGAATCGGCTCCCCTGAGTATCCGGCCAAGATTGCGAACGGCCTCAAAGGTGTGACGAGTCTGGTCCAGCGCCGCGAGGAACGCTGAAAGTGTTTCGGGTGGATTGGCCACATGCTGCGTGATGGCCTCGATGCCCTCGGAGATGATGCGAAGGTCGGCGGCCGCCGCTGCGGCATCGAAGCCCACGACTTCGTCCAGATCCCATCCGACCGCTGCGGCGAGATTGCGCAGGTACCCTTCGTGTTCTCCGGCCAAACGGAGTGGTGTCAGGAGCACCATCAGACGATCGAGTATGGACGTAGTCTTGGCCATGATTATGTGGGAAGCGCCGGTGGAGTCGCTTGGGGGTCCATCGACACGACGAATCGGTGGACGGTCCAACTCGGATCGACCGTGGGGCGGCCGCGCCACCAGACGTGGTGCACGACCGCTTTCTGGCCTGCCGTCCATGTAAAGCTCACATCCCCGATGTTGTTGGCCTTGATCACATGCGCCTTCTCCAACTTCCAGAGCGTTTCGGGGGAGACCAGGGCCATTTCGTCCCACTGATCCTGCACGGTTGGGTTGGGGCGATCCGGTATCACGAACGCGGGATGGCCGGTTTGTTGATCAGGGGCGACCGGTTCAAGCGAATAGCGCCACTCGGGGGCGGGATTCATTGTGGGTTCCTGCGCGCCTGGTTGGTATTCCACCATCCAGGGGCTTTGCTGAAAGCGCCAGGGAGAGGTGTTGGGTTCGGAGATCCAGGTCAGCGAGGGCTTCTCCTTCCAGCCGGCCCAGTGCCGGATACGATCGTCTTTTAACGGCACGACGGTCGGGTTGACCCACTTGCAGGGACTGCTGACGAGTTGCGCCACCACGCCTTCGACCGGATCCGCCGTCACGCCAAACGGCGTGCGACTCCAGTACTGCATGCGCATGCAAAAACTGCGATGGACATCGCCCGAGAGAATGACCACACGTGCCTGGCGTTTGCCGTCGGCGATGTGGGGGGCACGGTGCAGGGCATGGGCCATCAGCTGCTCGAACCCTGAGGTCTGCGGTTCGTACTTGGATCCATGTTCGGGACCGTAGTCCTGCAACCGGAGAAAGGAAAACAGGGATGGGAGCTGGAGTTGAAACAGGGTCAACAGTTTGATGGCCAGGCGGAGGAGCTGCAGCAAGAGAAAGATGGGATGCAGCCAGAGAATGAGTCGCACCACGCTGGAGTGCCACTCATTGGCCACCAATTCGCCTGTGTTGATCCCAGGTAGTTCGATGGCGACATTCGAGACCACAATCAGTGAACACTCGGTCTCGGGATAGGCCGCCTGATCGATCTGTTCTTGAAGACCGCCTTCGGACAGAATGTTAGCATTCCTATACTTGTCCGGATAGGACCGCCACATATAGGTATCGAGCACGACGATGCTGAGGCCAGGGCAGGGGACCGTGTAATCCCATCGCACGACATCGGGACCGTGAAAGCGCGCCCAGTCACGCCCGCTCTTGAAGTCATCCTCACTGGGCAGGCCGAGATGCGTGAGCAGTCGAGCCAGTGGATCGGGCGGAGAAATGGTGCCCGTCCGTTCCGCTTGCGACCAATCAGTCACGGCGGTGAGAAGCGCCTGGCCAGGCCCGCTCTCATATCGGTCCGGTGTGTTGCCCCATCCCTGGCACAGGGCATAGGCGGCCAATGCATCTTGGTAGACCCGCCGCCCCATCGGTTTCGCCAGGACCGACTCCACCCATTCGGCCGTGATATTCCAGCTGTTCGAGAGTTCATGATCGTCGAAGATCATGTAGGTCGCGATGTTGGCGAATGCCCGCCGCACCGCGGGGAGTGTCCCCCGGAAGTCGAACGCCTTTCGTTGATAGTCGAGATCGTTCGGCCACAGATTGTCGGCAAACGTAAGGAGATGAAGGACCAGAGACTCCCCCATGCCGAAGAGATGCCGAAGGGAGGGCCAGGGGCCGGTATTGCTGAGCCCGGCATCATCCAGCGCATACTCCCATCGCACGCCGGACATCGTACTGACCTTCTTCTCGACGCCCGGCATGGTTTCGTCCCAACCAAGCAGGGTGGGAGCCGCATCGCGGATCACGTCAAAACAGGCCTCTTCACATCCGTCGTTGTAGATGTTATCGCCGGTCAGAAACAGCATATGGGGGCGACGGTGTTCGGAGCCAGCGGGAGCATGGAATGCCTCCCGGAGGATGTGGTCGGCTGCCGCAAGCGCATCACTGTGATCGCCGGCGATCTTGCGACATGATCCGTGGAGCAGCCGCAGATCGGCGAGTGTGGCAGGCGGCAAGACAAAACTTGGGCGCGAGGGGCCGCCGTCGCTCGCATAGGTCAGCTTCGTTCTGGCTTCCTCGGAAGTGGCGGCGATGACGCGTGGAGCAAACAGATCGCCGCCGCTCGGGATGTCATCGCTGCCGCCGCTGTGATCGAACGTGAGGTTGTATTGGTAGGTGTGCCCGGCTGCGAATGGAGTGCCGGGCTTCGCGGTCACGCAGGCGATATGAAGATTGGCACCGACCGGCAACGTCTCGCCCTCGCCACTTGCGACCAGCACACCACCGGGCGCATCCCCGTCGTAGACATTCAGCGTAATGCGTCGTTGCCGTCGCAAGGCCACCCATACGCTGGCGCCGGCCGGTTCAACGCGTCGAACAATCGGACCAGCCAAGACCAAGGGGAGGCCGTTCAATCGGTCTTTGAGCGGGGTGAAGCTCATCGGGCGAAGTCCCCCGCGCATATATGTTGAATGAACCCCATCCGTGGGAGCGCGATGTGGCGCGCTGTCGTGGTCGGGAAGATGTGGAGAAATGCGTGGTGCGCGATGGCGGGTGGCGGCGGCATCGCCAAAACCTACGCCGCTCGCGCGACCCTGTCAACCGTCACGGCACGTGAGAATACGTGTATTCATGCGGGTGGTAGCGGATTTGGTTACAGTCGCGCGGCCCTCGACCTCGATTCATCTGTGCGATGGGGAAGTCTGGTTGTCGTGCCACAACCGGAGTCATGATCAGTCACGGTGCTGCTCGGTGCATACCATAACCGTTTGCCCAAGCCAGGTTTACCACTCGTTCTGTCGACTGCGATGGGGAGAGTTGTTGGTCGAAGAGCGTGGAGTAGGAGCCGATCATCGTCGTTTGAAAGTCGGTCCACCGGTCTACGGAGACGCCGGTGAGCATGGCCAGTGACGCCAGATATTCTCCCTGACCTCGCGCGATATCCGTGCGGAGATTGTCTTGACTCTGCATGGCGAAGAAGGTGGCTTTCTGCTTGGCTCTCAGGAGTTGCCCTGCCGACAAGGCGCCGGGCGTGGTGCTGGAGGTGAATTCCGTCAACGGATCAAGAAACTCCCTGGTGGCGCCGGACGTGCCGTTGGTGAGATCGGTCGTGGCGTCGAACGGCGCCTTCGTCAGTTCGACAGTAGCGTTCGTCATGCAGCCGGCGAGTGTGAGGAGGAAACTGGGGATCAGTACGAAGCGTCTAGCCATCATAATAAGCCTCCCAGGGTTCGCCTGATGGGTACAAGAGTGAAGTATCACATCGCGCACCAGGGACGACCCTAGGAAGAGTCCTAGTTGGGGAGGGATGATCTATTCGATTCGGCCATGTTTCTGAAGGTTATGTCGTGCACACAGAAGTTGCACATTTACGGCGGTGAGAGAAGTGCCGCCTTTCGAGTAGGGAACAACATGGTCGAAGTGAAGTTCATCGGTCGCTTCACACAGACAGCACTTGCCACCGTCTCTTCTCCAGACTTCAAGTTTGACTGCAGTTGGAATGATTCGGCGACGCTCGGCATCGATGCGCACTGGTTGTGAGAAGTCGTCCTCTCCTGATACTGCGATGAGTTTAAACTTCAACACCTGCCTCTGTTCGTCGGGTTCTTGCCAGGCATCCACCAGGTGGAAAACACCGTTGTAGGACCATATCCCTGGTAGGATTTTCTCATAAACCCGAACGCGCTCCGGAGGTCGTTTGCCATTTTTGAAATCACGCGCCGCTTCACAAAACTTCCCATTTTCAGTGAGCCTTCCCGAAGGACGGGTCAATGGCTGGTCCACTGCCTTTGGGTTACGACAAGCCTGAGTCCTGGGTGTATCATGCCCCTCATAGATGAGTGTGCTCCCCTTGTCATCCAGCCGATCTCTGTAAGGAGCATTTGCACGTCGCGACATCAGGACGACGGAGTGGTTTCCTCCTAGGTCGAAATTCATCCCACGCTGAAGATTCTTGCCCTCTCGTCGGCACATTTCGATATGAGAAATGATGTTGTCTGGCATGTGGTTCGATCAGCAGATGCGCGACACACTTCTTCGTTTGTCTTTGGACGATCTAAGAATGCCATGTTAGGGGGCCGGTGTGCTAGTCGCGGCTGCTACCGCACTCCTAGTTCATGGCGGGAGGCGTGACCTCATGAATACTGGCCCTCAAGTCACCTTTACCGCTGATTTCTTCAAGCCCATTCCGGGGGAAGAGGAGAAAACCAACTCCGGCTGTTATGGCCAAGCCTTGGCACAGTGGCTGGCGGATCGGCTTCGGGAGCGTGGTGTTTCCGTGGAGGGAGTGATTCCGGAAGATTTTGGATGGGTGATAATGGTCTCGCGCATGCCGTTCATGCTGTGGCTGGCTTGCAGCAACACCGAAGACAGCACAAACGAATGGATGGTCTATCCCGTCGCGGAATTATCTGTGCTGCAGCGCCTGTTGAAGCTGGTTGATCCTGCACCGGAGGTCAAGCAACTGAGCGCCCATCTTGCCGAGATTGTACCGTCAGTTCCAGGCATCTCGAACGTCGTGTGGGAGTGACGCTTCGATTCCAATCGATCCCTGAGTCATCTGATCCCAGCTAGGCGGCTCGCCAGGTTTCACTCAATCTTGCATCGAATCATTTGACTGATCCCTCACGACCCTTTATCGTCGCGCCATGAGTTTGGACGAGATTCTCTTTCGCGGCATCAATGGTGTGGCCGGGCAGTCGAACCTGCTGGATTGGATCGGCGTCGAATTGGCCAAGCCCGGCAATCTGCTCTATCCCATCTTGCTGGCCGCCGCCTATTGGGTCTGGGGCAATTGGCGTGAATGTGTGATCGGCGGGGCAATGCTTGCCGGCGTGGTCGGCGCGACGGACGCACTCGGGACCCAGTTGAAAGGGTTGGTTCAGCGCCCGCGCCCCTGCGTGACGCTTGCGGATGTGCATCAGTTGCTCGGCTGCGGCGGCGCCTTTTCTTTTCCTTCCAATCATGCCGCCAACACGGCATCGGCCGCGGCATTTTTCCAGGTGCTCTACCCGAAATCAGGCTGGGTCAGCTGGCCGTTGGTGGCCGCGATCGGCGTCTCACGCGTCTACATCGGGGCGCACTATCTCACGGACGTGATCGGGGGCTGGATCGTGGGCGGATTGGTTGGTGCAAGCGTCGCATATTTCTTGCGCCGCTGGTCTCGCTTCCGCCCGGTTACCGAGTCGGCCTCTCCATCGCAGGCCCAGGCCGAGTCTATCTCCTGGCACTGATTATTGCGCAAGGCAGGCGAGGAGGGATGCTCGGCAGCGTTCCTGGTCGTAGTCGCGTCCGATCAATACCAAGACATGGTCCGGTTCATCGAGTAGCATGACGGGAGCGACCGTGCTGGTGCGTGGCGGAAAGAACTGAAACTCCTGCAGCTCCGGTTCCCCTTCAAAGCGAAAAAATCCCTTCGCGCGTTCCATCCCATCCGGTATGGACTTCGTCCATTCCATGAACTTTGAACGATCGAGCGGTTGCAGTAACCGCACGGTGGTCACCATGGGGTGATGGGAGGCGCGGGCTTCCTGCGTCTTGCCTGGCTCCGGTCGTTTGCCGAAATGCACATTCGTCGGTCGAGGGCTGGCGGCGGGTGCTGCGAGCAGGGCGGCTACGTCGAGCCTGGCGTGATTCGTTTCCCATAGCCGGCCGTGCGGATTGAGGTGGGTAATGGTCGCGCGAAACTGTTCCCAATGGCCCGGGATGTAGAGGTCGCGTTTGTTCAGAATCAAATCATCCGCATACCGGATGGCGTTGCGCGTGACGAGTTCCGCCATGCCGGTTTCCGGCAGCGGCACGGGATGCAGCATGGCAAAAATCCGTTCGAGTTTCGCCATGCGAGACACATACACATCTGTCACCGCATCGACCACCTCCGCCGGGTCGGCCATGCCGGAACATTCCAGGACGATGATGGTGGACTCGTAGTCCTGCACCAGCTGGGCAATGCTCCACGCCAGATCGTCTTTCGTATCGCAACAGATGCAGCCGCCGGCCAGGTTCAGAACCTGTTCCGCGATGGTGCCTGCGCGCGGCCCGTCGATACTGACCTCGCCCGCTTCGTTCATCAGCACGCCGACTTTGTGGCCCTGGCTGTTCCAATGTTCGAGGAGGCGCATCAGCAACGTCGTCTTGCCGGCGCCGAGTGATCCGCAGAGCATGTAAAAGGGGATGGGGAGTGTCTGTGTCATGCGGACCATTGTAGCGGCTGAAGTTGGGTGTCGGCTAGGTGGGACTGAAACAAGCGGATGCAAGAAAATCCCGTGATCGCGGACAAATGGGAGGGTAGGTTTCCTGTCGGATGGTCAAACAGTCCGCCCAGCGCGGCCGCAGCGAGCGAGGAGGCGAGGCGTACCCTTGCGGTACGTTGAGTCTTTGAGCGATGCGAGAACAATGCTGGCGGGCTGTTTCACCATCCGATTAGTGGTGGCTGTGCAGGAATTCCGAATGTGAATGCTGGTCGTGGAGTTTGGAGAGGTCGCAATGCACGGCTTCGGGATGACAGCATTCGGTTTCCAGTTGAATAGTCAGATGTTTGATCTTGAATTCACTAGTGACCCGATTGCGGATCGCTTGGAGAAGGTCGGTTGTTAACGCCTGATCGTCGCCGTCGACCTGTACATGGGTGGTCATCATGATGAGGCGTGGTTCGACCGCCCAAATGTGAAGGTCGTGTACGTTCTTCACGCCGGGGATGGATTCGATGGTCGCTGCGACCATCGCCGGGCTCACGCCGGGCGGGGTGGACTCCAGTAGGA is a window from the Nitrospira sp. genome containing:
- a CDS encoding HNH endonuclease — its product is MPDNIISHIEMCRREGKNLQRGMNFDLGGNHSVVLMSRRANAPYRDRLDDKGSTLIYEGHDTPRTQACRNPKAVDQPLTRPSGRLTENGKFCEAARDFKNGKRPPERVRVYEKILPGIWSYNGVFHLVDAWQEPDEQRQVLKFKLIAVSGEDDFSQPVRIDAERRRIIPTAVKLEVWRRDGGKCCLCEATDELHFDHVVPYSKGGTSLTAVNVQLLCARHNLQKHGRIE
- a CDS encoding GTP-binding protein encodes the protein MTQTLPIPFYMLCGSLGAGKTTLLMRLLEHWNSQGHKVGVLMNEAGEVSIDGPRAGTIAEQVLNLAGGCICCDTKDDLAWSIAQLVQDYESTIIVLECSGMADPAEVVDAVTDVYVSRMAKLERIFAMLHPVPLPETGMAELVTRNAIRYADDLILNKRDLYIPGHWEQFRATITHLNPHGRLWETNHARLDVAALLAAPAASPRPTNVHFGKRPEPGKTQEARASHHPMVTTVRLLQPLDRSKFMEWTKSIPDGMERAKGFFRFEGEPELQEFQFFPPRTSTVAPVMLLDEPDHVLVLIGRDYDQERCRASLLACLAQ
- a CDS encoding phosphatase PAP2 family protein, producing MSLDEILFRGINGVAGQSNLLDWIGVELAKPGNLLYPILLAAAYWVWGNWRECVIGGAMLAGVVGATDALGTQLKGLVQRPRPCVTLADVHQLLGCGGAFSFPSNHAANTASAAAFFQVLYPKSGWVSWPLVAAIGVSRVYIGAHYLTDVIGGWIVGGLVGASVAYFLRRWSRFRPVTESASPSQAQAESISWH
- a CDS encoding DUF3015 family protein gives rise to the protein MMARRFVLIPSFLLTLAGCMTNATVELTKAPFDATTDLTNGTSGATREFLDPLTEFTSSTTPGALSAGQLLRAKQKATFFAMQSQDNLRTDIARGQGEYLASLAMLTGVSVDRWTDFQTTMIGSYSTLFDQQLSPSQSTERVVNLAWANGYGMHRAAP